The bacterium genome has a segment encoding these proteins:
- a CDS encoding nucleotidyl transferase AbiEii/AbiGii toxin family protein: protein MPRGTRHAALSGSHPVSPENIQNVAASVRRRLKNISAQDHRTFEELLVYYAMERFPYRRSRSPHGRRFVLKGALMLVVWAAPRARPTRDIDLLAFGDNDVDAIVAAIRDVCEVEAEPDGVVFDKQSVAGTRIKEGADYEGVRITFDGRLDNARARMQIDIAFGDVVVPNAAEIEFPTLLDHPAPRMRGYSMVSVVAEKFQALVRLDLLTSRMKDLHDLWYLAGHFPFDGALLGEALHRTF from the coding sequence TTGCCGCGTGGAACGCGTCATGCGGCCCTATCTGGAAGCCATCCTGTGAGTCCAGAGAATATCCAAAACGTCGCGGCCTCGGTGCGCCGGCGCCTGAAAAACATCTCGGCGCAAGACCACCGCACGTTCGAAGAGTTGCTCGTCTATTACGCGATGGAGCGGTTCCCTTATCGGCGGAGCCGGTCCCCGCACGGCCGGCGATTCGTTTTGAAGGGAGCGTTGATGCTCGTCGTTTGGGCGGCGCCGCGCGCCCGTCCCACCCGCGACATCGACCTGCTCGCGTTCGGCGACAACGACGTGGACGCGATCGTCGCCGCGATCCGGGACGTATGCGAAGTCGAGGCCGAACCCGATGGAGTGGTTTTCGACAAGCAAAGCGTCGCGGGGACAAGGATCAAGGAGGGCGCGGATTACGAGGGCGTGAGAATTACGTTTGACGGGAGGCTCGACAACGCAAGGGCTCGCATGCAGATCGACATTGCCTTCGGCGACGTGGTGGTGCCTAACGCCGCCGAGATCGAATTTCCGACGCTACTCGATCACCCGGCGCCGCGGATGCGGGGCTATAGCATGGTCAGCGTCGTGGCGGAGAAATTCCAGGCGCTGGTTCGGCTCGATCTCCTGACATCCCGTATGAAGGATCTGCATGACCTGTGGTATCTCGCCGGGCATTTCCCCTTCGACGGCGCCCTGCTGGGGGAGGCTCTGCACCGGACGTTCTGA
- a CDS encoding type IV toxin-antitoxin system AbiEi family antitoxin domain-containing protein: MANRDSRIKKAEAVFRELGGVLRTGQALDRGIHPRDLYAMADTGRIERLSRGVYRLADRPPLGNPDLVTVSKRIPQGVICMVSALAFHGITTQIPHEIHVAVDRKAWASPRIDSPPVRVFRYTGPAFTEGIEEHRIDKVVVRVYGPEKTIADVFKFRNKIGLDVALEALRLAKAAKNIRVPRLLEFARICRVERVMRPYLEAIL, translated from the coding sequence ATGGCGAATCGCGACAGCCGCATAAAAAAAGCCGAGGCCGTGTTCCGCGAACTTGGGGGCGTTCTGCGGACGGGACAGGCTCTCGACCGCGGGATCCATCCCCGCGACCTCTACGCCATGGCCGACACCGGCCGGATCGAACGCCTGAGCCGAGGCGTCTATCGTCTCGCCGATAGGCCGCCACTTGGAAACCCGGACCTCGTCACGGTTTCGAAACGGATACCGCAAGGCGTCATATGCATGGTCTCCGCACTGGCCTTTCACGGGATCACGACGCAAATCCCGCACGAGATCCATGTCGCCGTCGACAGAAAGGCGTGGGCATCCCCGCGAATCGATTCGCCGCCCGTCCGCGTATTCCGATATACGGGCCCGGCGTTTACCGAGGGCATCGAGGAGCACCGCATCGATAAGGTCGTCGTCCGCGTTTACGGCCCGGAGAAAACGATCGCTGACGTCTTCAAGTTCCGAAACAAGATCGGGCTTGACGTGGCGCTCGAAGCTCTTCGGCTCGCCAAGGCGGCAAAAAATATTCGGGTGCCCAGGTTGTTGGAGTTCGCTCGTATTTGCCGCGTGGAACGCGTCATGCGGCCCTATCTGGAAGCCATCCTGTGA
- a CDS encoding formylglycine-generating enzyme family protein, producing the protein MKYPLRRSAAIFLFALNALALAAFPLGCGCGDDDDDDDDDDDFADDDVADDDTGDDDADDDTAGDDDDTLPDDDAADDDAADDDADDDDTGDDDTGDDDADDDTGDDDTEQCPDVTGAVVAPATVPVSAGAFTMGSPDAELGRDVDGWETQHSVTLTRDMLVSVHEITQSLYKGVTGGLPVGQQGCGDDFPVGTVTWTEAVTFANALSTALGLEECYTINTPTDVDWDQDCTGWRLPTEAEWEFFARAGASTAFYNGDIVNTSCGDNGLKEIAWYCGNSGFDIHEVGLKTPNANGLHDVLGNIWEWVWDGVDEEADAPYDTSPQTDPTGKGGTLFRVYRGGAMFSTAADTRLAKRRFGAASLRDEDVGLRLIRTAPPAAQGKE; encoded by the coding sequence ATGAAATATCCGCTTCGCCGATCGGCCGCGATTTTCCTGTTCGCCCTTAACGCCCTCGCCCTTGCCGCTTTCCCCCTCGGTTGCGGCTGCGGCGATGACGACGATGACGATGACGACGACGACGATTTTGCCGATGATGACGTCGCGGACGACGACACCGGCGACGACGACGCCGACGACGATACCGCCGGTGACGATGACGACACCCTGCCCGACGACGACGCCGCCGATGACGACGCCGCCGATGACGACGCCGACGACGACGATACCGGCGACGACGATACCGGCGATGATGACGCGGACGACGACACCGGCGATGACGATACCGAGCAGTGCCCGGACGTGACTGGCGCCGTCGTCGCGCCCGCCACCGTTCCCGTGTCGGCCGGCGCGTTCACGATGGGCAGCCCGGACGCCGAGCTTGGCCGCGACGTGGACGGCTGGGAAACGCAGCACTCCGTCACGCTCACGCGCGACATGCTCGTTTCCGTCCACGAGATCACGCAGTCCCTCTACAAGGGCGTCACCGGCGGCCTGCCCGTCGGCCAGCAGGGTTGCGGCGACGACTTCCCCGTCGGCACCGTCACCTGGACGGAGGCCGTCACGTTCGCCAATGCCCTGTCCACGGCGCTTGGCCTCGAGGAGTGTTACACGATCAACACCCCCACCGACGTAGACTGGGACCAGGACTGCACCGGCTGGCGCTTGCCGACCGAGGCAGAATGGGAGTTTTTCGCGCGCGCCGGCGCCTCCACCGCGTTCTACAACGGCGACATCGTCAACACCTCGTGCGGCGACAACGGCCTCAAGGAGATCGCCTGGTATTGCGGAAACTCCGGCTTCGACATCCACGAGGTCGGCCTGAAGACCCCGAACGCCAACGGCCTCCACGACGTGCTCGGCAACATCTGGGAATGGGTCTGGGACGGCGTTGACGAAGAGGCGGATGCGCCGTACGACACATCGCCCCAAACTGACCCCACCGGAAAGGGCGGAACGCTCTTTCGCGTCTATCGCGGAGGCGCCATGTTCTCCACCGCGGCTGACACGCGTCTTGCCAAACGCCGCTTTGGCGCCGCCAGCCTGCGCGACGAGGATGTCGGTTTACGATTGATACGCACCGCGCCGCCCGCGGCGCAAGGAAAGGAATAA
- a CDS encoding DUF1566 domain-containing protein, which translates to MKNKQLFALLALIAFALAAFPLGCGCGDDDDDDDDDDDDDDDDDGDDDAGDDDDDDDGDDDASDNPDVYIDETTGLIWQDGVSDGALNQDDAFSYCVSLDFGGYEDWRLPTISELRSLVRGCPATEPGGECLLTDECSSEGPCFNFECHGCNENPLEGPGPEGQYWPAELTGTIGAYWSITVDPFETTNGWFVDYETATVGGIQYLGENLARCVRDPD; encoded by the coding sequence ATGAAAAACAAACAGCTTTTCGCCTTGTTGGCCCTTATCGCCTTCGCCCTTGCCGCCTTCCCGCTCGGATGCGGTTGTGGGGACGATGACGACGACGACGATGACGACGACGACGACGATGATGACGATGACGGCGACGACGACGCCGGCGATGACGATGACGACGACGATGGCGATGACGACGCCTCGGACAACCCCGATGTTTACATCGACGAAACAACCGGCCTGATCTGGCAGGACGGCGTCTCCGACGGCGCGCTCAACCAGGACGACGCGTTCAGCTACTGCGTGTCCCTGGATTTCGGGGGCTACGAGGACTGGCGCCTGCCGACGATCTCCGAACTGCGTTCGCTCGTCCGCGGCTGCCCCGCCACCGAGCCCGGCGGCGAGTGCCTTCTGACCGACGAATGCTCCTCCGAGGGCCCCTGCTTCAACTTCGAATGCCACGGCTGCAACGAAAATCCGCTCGAAGGCCCCGGACCCGAAGGGCAATACTGGCCGGCCGAACTTACCGGCACGATCGGCGCCTATTGGTCAATCACCGTCGATCCGTTCGAGACGACCAACGGCTGGTTCGTCGATTACGAAACCGCGACCGTCGGCGGGATTCAGTACCTTGGCGAAAACCTCGCCCGGTGCGTCCGCGATCCGGACTGA
- a CDS encoding class I SAM-dependent methyltransferase encodes MDNRVAPGIIARAMDDFVIDDHHLTPAARALAAKYQMTSRFYDVLDYPWERQYRQWRPILVGDATGAVMEAGVGTGRNLRHYAPDAKVTAFDLSEGMLRIASRRARRAACPVNLLRRDATRLAGVPSDRFDWYIATFLYCVMPNDLQPAALSEAIRVLKPGGRIRLLEMVYSNDPRLLARQRRFAPFVEKVYGARFDRRTLEFLRADGRVEITETRFLKADTYLLIEGRKRS; translated from the coding sequence GTGGACAATCGCGTCGCGCCGGGCATTATTGCGCGCGCCATGGACGATTTCGTCATCGACGACCATCACCTGACGCCCGCCGCGCGCGCGCTTGCGGCAAAATACCAAATGACCTCGCGTTTTTACGACGTTCTCGACTACCCCTGGGAGCGGCAATACCGGCAATGGCGGCCGATCCTCGTGGGGGACGCGACGGGCGCGGTGATGGAGGCGGGCGTCGGCACGGGGCGGAATCTGCGGCATTACGCGCCGGATGCCAAAGTTACCGCGTTTGATTTAAGCGAGGGCATGCTTCGGATCGCGAGCCGGCGAGCGCGTCGGGCGGCGTGTCCCGTGAATCTGTTGCGGCGCGACGCGACGCGGCTTGCCGGGGTGCCGTCGGATCGTTTCGACTGGTACATCGCGACGTTTTTGTACTGCGTGATGCCAAACGACCTCCAGCCGGCGGCGCTTTCCGAGGCGATTCGCGTGCTGAAACCGGGCGGGAGGATTCGGCTTCTCGAGATGGTTTATTCGAACGATCCGCGCCTGTTGGCGCGGCAGCGGCGATTCGCGCCGTTTGTCGAGAAGGTTTACGGCGCGCGCTTCGATCGGCGAACGCTTGAGTTTCTACGCGCGGACGGTCGCGTGGAGATCACCGAGACGCGGTTTCTGAAGGCGGATACGTATCTGCTGATCGAGGGGCGCAAGCGGTCGTAG